From the Microbacterium thalassium genome, one window contains:
- a CDS encoding YidH family protein has protein sequence MSRFPRSVFGHGAEPDIRFTLANERTFLAWIRTALALLAGGVALEVLGLELQPELRLTASLTLVISGVLTPGLAWVNWMRTEKALRLEQPLPGSLLGPVLTVTVTVSAVLVLLAVVV, from the coding sequence ATGAGCCGCTTCCCCCGTTCCGTGTTCGGCCACGGCGCGGAGCCGGACATCCGGTTCACCCTCGCCAACGAGCGCACCTTCCTCGCCTGGATCCGCACCGCTCTGGCGCTGCTCGCCGGCGGTGTCGCCCTCGAGGTCCTCGGGCTCGAGCTGCAGCCCGAGCTGCGCCTGACGGCATCCCTCACGCTGGTGATCTCGGGGGTGCTCACCCCGGGTCTCGCGTGGGTCAACTGGATGCGCACCGAGAAGGCCCTGCGCCTGGAGCAGCCGCTGCCCGGCTCCCTGCTCGGGCCGGTCCTCACCGTCACCGTCACCGTCTCGGCCGTCCTCGTGCTGCTGGCCGTCGTGGTCTGA
- a CDS encoding arsenate reductase ArsC — translation MADKPTVLFVCVHNAGRSQMAAGFLRELGAGRIEVLSAGSAPKDQINPVAVEAMAEQGIDIAGNTPKVLTVEAVKESDVVITMGCGDACPIFPGKRYEDWVLDDPAGQGIEAVRPIRDEIRTRVEELITELVPEAAAS, via the coding sequence ATGGCCGACAAGCCCACCGTCCTGTTCGTCTGCGTCCACAACGCCGGACGCTCCCAGATGGCCGCCGGTTTCCTGCGCGAGCTCGGCGCGGGCCGCATCGAGGTGCTGTCGGCCGGCTCCGCCCCCAAGGACCAGATCAACCCCGTCGCCGTCGAGGCCATGGCGGAGCAGGGCATCGACATCGCCGGCAACACGCCCAAGGTGCTCACCGTCGAGGCGGTCAAGGAGTCCGACGTCGTGATCACGATGGGCTGCGGCGACGCGTGCCCGATCTTCCCCGGCAAGCGCTACGAGGACTGGGTCCTCGACGACCCGGCCGGCCAGGGCATCGAGGCCGTGCGCCCGATCCGCGACGAGATCCGCACCCGCGTCGAGGAGCTGATCACCGAGCTTGTGCCCGAGGCGGCGGCGTCGTGA
- a CDS encoding FAD-dependent oxidoreductase, with translation MTLIDLAPSAPRTDRLATLPIVVIGAGPVGLAAAAHLIERGLDVTILEAGADAGASVREWGHTRFFSPWRYLVDPAARRLLEAAGWRHPSPERMPTGAEFVERYLTPLAALPAIAERLRTGVRVTAVSREGMDRTRTRGRAAAPFVVRTRTADGAIERLTARAVIDASGTWSTPNPLASDGLELEGIDEIRDAVTHALPDVLGRDRDRFAGRRTTVVGAGHSAANTLLDLVELARREPGTRVTWLIRNARAARVAASADDDLAGRAALGDRVHAAVAEGLIELVDGFEILSARRDAGPVVLVGHRRGELAEHETDVVVNATGFRPDLAPLRELRLELDDIVEAPRRLAPLIDPNVHSCGTVEPHGFRELAHPEQGFFIVGMKSYGRAPTFLLATGYEQVRSVTAWLAGDTESASTVSLELPATGVCSTDIGGSGCC, from the coding sequence GTGACACTCATCGACCTCGCCCCCTCGGCGCCCCGCACCGACCGCCTCGCGACCCTGCCGATCGTCGTCATCGGCGCCGGACCCGTCGGCCTCGCCGCCGCCGCGCACCTCATCGAGCGCGGTCTCGACGTCACGATCCTCGAGGCCGGCGCGGACGCCGGAGCGAGCGTACGCGAGTGGGGCCACACGCGATTCTTCTCGCCGTGGCGGTACCTCGTCGATCCGGCCGCGCGGCGCCTGCTCGAAGCCGCAGGCTGGCGGCATCCGTCCCCCGAGCGGATGCCGACCGGCGCCGAGTTCGTCGAGCGCTACCTCACGCCCCTCGCGGCGCTCCCCGCGATCGCCGAGCGACTGCGGACCGGCGTGCGCGTGACGGCGGTGTCGCGCGAGGGAATGGATCGCACACGCACGCGCGGCCGCGCCGCAGCGCCCTTCGTCGTCCGCACCCGCACCGCCGACGGCGCGATCGAGCGCCTCACGGCCCGCGCCGTGATCGACGCCTCGGGCACCTGGTCGACCCCCAACCCGCTCGCCAGCGACGGGCTCGAGCTCGAGGGCATCGACGAGATCCGGGATGCCGTCACCCATGCCCTGCCCGACGTCCTCGGCCGCGACCGCGACCGGTTCGCCGGCCGTCGCACGACGGTCGTCGGTGCGGGCCACTCGGCGGCGAACACGCTGCTCGACCTGGTCGAGCTCGCCCGCCGCGAACCCGGGACGCGCGTGACGTGGCTGATCCGCAACGCCCGGGCCGCCCGCGTGGCCGCATCCGCCGACGATGACCTCGCCGGCCGGGCCGCGCTCGGCGATCGCGTCCACGCCGCCGTCGCCGAGGGACTCATCGAGCTCGTGGACGGATTCGAGATCCTGTCCGCACGGCGGGACGCCGGGCCGGTGGTCCTCGTCGGGCACCGCCGCGGGGAGCTCGCCGAGCACGAGACCGACGTGGTGGTGAACGCGACCGGGTTCCGCCCCGACCTCGCGCCCCTGCGCGAACTGCGCCTCGAGCTCGACGACATCGTCGAGGCCCCGCGCCGCCTCGCGCCGCTCATCGACCCGAACGTGCACTCGTGCGGCACCGTCGAGCCGCATGGCTTCCGCGAGCTCGCGCACCCCGAGCAGGGATTCTTCATCGTCGGCATGAAGTCGTACGGTCGCGCGCCGACCTTCCTGCTCGCCACGGGCTACGAGCAGGTGCGCTCGGTCACCGCCTGGCTGGCAGGGGATACGGAGTCGGCGTCCACCGTGAGCCTCGAGCTGCCCGCGACCGGCGTGTGCTCGACCGACATCGGCGGGTCGGGGTGCTGCTGA
- a CDS encoding DUF2834 domain-containing protein: protein MSRHWSPLAFVYLALSVAGLIGTWWFNALAIIQLRDFLGDLVTSGPAVSSITVDLLVVATAGSVFLIVEARRLGMRFGWLYVVGSGLTAFAFTFPLFLAMRQRRLNQLASEDASAPA from the coding sequence ATGTCGCGTCACTGGAGTCCGCTCGCGTTCGTCTACCTCGCGCTGTCGGTCGCGGGGCTCATCGGGACCTGGTGGTTCAACGCGCTGGCGATCATCCAGCTGCGTGACTTCCTCGGAGACCTCGTCACGAGCGGACCCGCGGTGTCGTCCATCACGGTCGACCTGCTCGTCGTCGCCACCGCCGGGAGCGTGTTCCTCATCGTCGAGGCGCGACGGCTCGGCATGCGCTTCGGCTGGCTGTACGTCGTCGGGTCGGGTCTCACGGCGTTCGCCTTCACGTTCCCGCTGTTCCTCGCGATGCGGCAGCGCCGCCTGAACCAGCTCGCGTCGGAGGACGCATCCGCTCCGGCGTGA
- a CDS encoding IS30 family transposase, producing the protein MRFTVAAKDAAFLAVCQGLSFVRAGALIGASGDAVGIWWRNTVGMPTRRSHIPVLDPLRPDVRPGRGLSLEERIEIQAGRRAGLSQREIARRIGRDQSVISRELARHRGRDGQYRAAVAELEAQRARRRPKPFKLIANAGLAVRVEEWIDDGWSPKLIADVLERDHPDDKTWRVSHETIYQALYVQGRGQLRQDLARQLSTGREARKPRDGVRWVSPFKNALTISDRPAQVEDRAVPGHWEGDLILGAGGRSAIGTLVERTTRFAVLLHLPGRHTADEVAGAMIREMNQLPWHLRRSITWDRGTELADYADIQLKLQAPVYFCDPHSPWQRGTNENTNRLLRHWFTKGSDLSTWDANGLRAVADKLNSRPRPTLGMKTPAQALNEYLATAA; encoded by the coding sequence ATGCGATTCACTGTGGCGGCGAAGGACGCGGCGTTCCTGGCGGTGTGTCAGGGGTTGTCGTTCGTGCGGGCGGGGGCGTTGATCGGCGCGTCTGGTGACGCGGTGGGGATCTGGTGGCGGAACACTGTCGGCATGCCGACACGTCGCAGTCACATCCCTGTGCTCGATCCTTTGCGGCCGGACGTGCGACCCGGTCGCGGGTTGAGTCTGGAAGAGCGGATCGAGATCCAGGCCGGGCGGCGGGCGGGGCTGTCGCAGCGTGAGATCGCGCGTCGGATCGGACGTGACCAGTCGGTCATCTCCCGTGAGCTCGCCCGTCATCGGGGCCGTGATGGTCAGTACCGGGCCGCGGTCGCGGAGCTGGAGGCGCAGCGTGCCCGGCGGCGCCCGAAACCGTTCAAGCTGATCGCCAATGCCGGTCTGGCGGTGCGGGTCGAGGAGTGGATCGATGACGGGTGGAGCCCGAAGCTGATCGCCGATGTGCTCGAACGCGACCATCCGGACGACAAGACTTGGCGGGTGAGTCACGAGACGATCTACCAGGCGCTGTATGTGCAGGGGCGGGGACAGTTGCGGCAGGATCTCGCGCGTCAGCTCTCGACCGGCCGCGAGGCGCGCAAACCCCGCGACGGCGTCCGTTGGGTCAGCCCGTTCAAGAACGCGCTCACGATCAGCGACCGTCCCGCGCAGGTCGAGGACCGTGCCGTGCCCGGCCATTGGGAAGGGGACCTGATCCTCGGCGCCGGCGGCCGGTCCGCGATCGGAACGCTGGTCGAGCGCACCACCCGGTTCGCGGTGCTGCTGCACCTGCCCGGACGGCATACCGCGGACGAGGTCGCGGGCGCGATGATCCGCGAGATGAACCAGCTGCCCTGGCACCTGCGGCGCTCGATCACCTGGGACCGCGGCACCGAACTGGCCGACTACGCCGACATCCAGCTCAAGCTGCAGGCACCGGTGTACTTCTGCGACCCGCACTCGCCCTGGCAGCGCGGCACGAACGAGAACACCAACCGGCTCCTGCGCCACTGGTTCACCAAGGGCAGCGACCTCTCCACCTGGGACGCGAACGGTCTACGAGCAGTCGCCGACAAGCTCAACAGCCGACCCCGCCCCACCCTGGGCATGAAGACCCCAGCCCAAGCCCTCAACGAATACCTCGCCACCGCCGCCTGA
- a CDS encoding aquaporin, with product MNSRAYVAEFLGSAGLAAVVVGSGIAAQTLSPTDVGLALFENAFATALGLGVLIAVFASVSGAHFNPAVSLVDAATGGRSWRSVAVYIPVQIIGCLGGAALANAMFGVPTAFSTTDRATWPHLLAEVVATFGLVLVIFALVRTGRGNLAAPAVGAYIGAAYFFTSSTSFANPAITVGRAISDTFAGIAPASVLPFIAAQLVGAAIAWLAVRMLYPVREPEAAIPAEV from the coding sequence GTGAACTCGCGCGCCTACGTCGCCGAGTTCCTCGGAAGCGCCGGGCTGGCGGCCGTCGTCGTCGGCTCGGGCATCGCCGCCCAGACCCTGTCGCCGACCGACGTCGGCCTCGCCCTCTTCGAGAACGCCTTCGCGACCGCCCTCGGCCTCGGCGTGCTGATCGCCGTGTTCGCGTCGGTGTCGGGCGCCCACTTCAATCCCGCCGTGTCGCTCGTCGACGCCGCCACCGGCGGGCGATCGTGGCGGAGCGTCGCCGTCTACATCCCGGTGCAGATCATCGGATGCCTCGGCGGCGCGGCGCTGGCCAACGCCATGTTCGGCGTTCCCACCGCCTTCAGCACGACCGACCGGGCGACGTGGCCGCACCTGCTGGCCGAGGTCGTCGCGACCTTCGGGCTGGTGCTGGTGATCTTCGCGCTCGTGCGCACCGGCCGGGGGAACCTCGCCGCCCCTGCGGTGGGCGCCTACATCGGCGCGGCGTACTTCTTCACGTCGTCGACGAGCTTCGCCAACCCCGCGATCACGGTCGGCCGCGCGATCAGCGACACCTTCGCCGGCATCGCCCCGGCATCCGTCCTGCCGTTCATCGCCGCGCAGCTGGTCGGGGCGGCGATCGCGTGGCTGGCGGTGCGAATGCTGTACCCGGTGCGCGAACCGGAGGCGGCGATCCCGGCCGAGGTCTGA
- a CDS encoding pyridoxal phosphate-dependent decarboxylase family protein has translation MHAISHDTRSIVDEVLDYARRRAVYENVPLDKPLTPRDLSRLASGSISADGIGARRAIALFENVLAPACVTTDHPAYLSFIPSAPTKAAIAFDLVVSASSVYGGSWMEGSGAVFAENEVLHWLAAEFGLPQGAGGVFMQGGTIGNLSALVTARDVARRRNRDLGRPDPGRWAVVGSAEAHSSIASAAAVMDVDVVDVPTGDDGRLHGDAVARALDEHGDAVFAVVATGGTTNFGIVDDIASVADAVKERGVWLHIDGAYGLAAMLVDRMRPVFAGVEKADSLIVDPHKWLFAPFDACALIYRDPDQALLAHTQKAEYLDTLTGGADWNPSDLGIQLTRRARGLPLWFSLATHGTDEYRSAIEHGIDLAREIADEIERRPGLSLVRDPQLSVVVFRREGWSLADYAAWSDQLLEEQLGFVVPSSHRGEPVLRFAIVSPLTTFELLTSILDTLA, from the coding sequence ATGCACGCCATCTCGCACGACACCCGCTCGATCGTCGACGAGGTGCTCGACTACGCGCGCCGGCGCGCGGTGTACGAGAACGTGCCGCTGGACAAGCCGCTGACGCCGCGCGATCTGTCGCGTCTCGCGTCCGGCTCGATCAGCGCCGACGGGATCGGGGCGCGGCGCGCCATCGCGCTGTTCGAGAACGTCCTCGCGCCCGCGTGCGTCACCACCGACCACCCCGCGTACCTGTCGTTCATCCCGTCCGCCCCGACGAAGGCCGCCATCGCGTTCGATCTCGTCGTGTCGGCGTCGTCGGTGTACGGCGGCTCGTGGATGGAGGGGTCGGGGGCCGTGTTCGCCGAGAACGAGGTGCTGCACTGGCTGGCGGCCGAGTTCGGCCTGCCGCAGGGCGCCGGCGGCGTGTTCATGCAGGGCGGCACGATCGGCAACCTGTCGGCGCTCGTGACGGCGCGGGACGTCGCCCGGCGCCGCAACCGCGACCTCGGGCGTCCCGACCCGGGTCGCTGGGCGGTCGTCGGCAGCGCGGAGGCGCACTCGTCGATCGCGTCCGCGGCCGCGGTGATGGACGTCGACGTCGTGGACGTGCCGACCGGCGACGACGGGCGCCTGCACGGCGACGCCGTCGCGCGCGCCCTGGACGAGCACGGCGACGCCGTCTTCGCGGTGGTCGCGACCGGCGGCACGACCAACTTCGGAATCGTCGACGACATCGCCTCGGTCGCGGACGCCGTGAAGGAGCGCGGCGTGTGGCTCCACATCGACGGGGCGTACGGTCTCGCGGCGATGCTGGTCGACCGGATGCGTCCGGTGTTCGCGGGCGTCGAGAAGGCGGACTCGCTCATCGTCGACCCGCACAAGTGGCTGTTCGCGCCGTTCGACGCGTGCGCGCTCATCTACCGCGACCCCGATCAGGCGCTGCTGGCGCACACGCAGAAGGCCGAGTACCTCGACACCCTGACCGGCGGCGCAGACTGGAACCCGTCCGACCTCGGCATCCAGCTCACGCGCCGCGCCCGCGGACTGCCGCTGTGGTTCTCGCTCGCGACCCACGGCACGGACGAGTACCGTTCGGCGATCGAGCACGGCATCGACCTGGCCCGCGAGATCGCCGACGAGATCGAGCGCCGGCCCGGTCTCTCACTCGTGCGCGATCCGCAGCTGTCGGTCGTGGTGTTCCGGCGCGAGGGCTGGAGCCTCGCCGACTACGCGGCGTGGTCGGATCAGCTCCTCGAGGAGCAGCTCGGCTTCGTGGTGCCGAGCTCGCACCGCGGCGAGCCGGTGCTGCGCTTCGCGATCGTGAGCCCGCTGACGACGTTCGAGCTGCTCACGAGCATCCTCGACACCCTGGCGTAG
- a CDS encoding GNAT family N-acetyltransferase, whose amino-acid sequence MTAADWPAVAEIYREGIEDGEATFESSVPSWEAFDAGKLAAPRLVAIDEADAVAGWAAASPVSARAVYRGVVEHSVYVARSARGLGVGRALLDAFVAAADEAGIWTIQSSVFPENAASIRLHESAGFRIVGRRERIARSTVGPRAGAWRDTVLIERRSTRNGLA is encoded by the coding sequence ATGACCGCCGCCGACTGGCCCGCGGTCGCCGAGATCTACCGCGAAGGCATCGAGGACGGCGAAGCGACCTTCGAGTCCTCGGTGCCCTCGTGGGAGGCGTTCGACGCGGGGAAGCTCGCCGCGCCGCGGCTGGTGGCGATCGACGAAGCGGATGCGGTCGCCGGCTGGGCCGCGGCATCGCCCGTGTCGGCGCGGGCGGTGTACCGCGGCGTCGTCGAGCACTCGGTGTACGTCGCGCGCAGCGCCCGCGGACTCGGAGTCGGGCGCGCGCTGCTCGACGCGTTCGTCGCCGCCGCCGACGAGGCGGGCATCTGGACCATCCAGTCGAGCGTCTTCCCCGAGAACGCCGCGAGCATCCGGCTGCACGAGAGCGCCGGCTTCCGCATCGTCGGGCGCCGCGAGCGCATCGCACGGTCGACGGTCGGCCCGCGCGCCGGCGCGTGGCGCGACACCGTGCTCATCGAGCGCCGCAGCACCCGCAACGGCCTCGCCTGA
- a CDS encoding metalloregulator ArsR/SmtB family transcription factor gives MGSGDADGDAGARGLSVLAEPTRARILREIRDAPDGRAMVSRLAELLDLRQPTISHHMKALLDEGFVTREPDGRRAWYRIAPAQADRVAALLEADAEPAGEPDLDRIADDLTARFRGVVSPETVARCVRESHDMLVASGGPLVASRTSAFAASRLDAIVSAASPHGRGRPEVLFVCVKNAGRSQMAAGILRHLAGDHVVVRTAGSAPASAMAPAIVVALDEIGVPVGGEFPKPLTDEAVRAADVVVTMGCGDACPVYSGRRYLDWELDDPAGLPLAAVRGIRDDIEARVRALLRELLGTL, from the coding sequence ATGGGTTCGGGGGACGCGGACGGCGACGCGGGCGCGCGCGGGCTGAGCGTTCTCGCGGAGCCGACACGGGCGCGCATTCTGCGCGAGATCCGCGACGCGCCGGACGGGCGCGCGATGGTCAGCCGGCTCGCGGAACTCCTCGACCTGCGCCAGCCCACCATCAGCCACCACATGAAGGCACTCCTCGACGAGGGCTTCGTCACACGCGAGCCGGACGGGCGTCGCGCGTGGTACCGGATCGCGCCGGCGCAGGCGGACCGCGTCGCCGCGCTCCTCGAGGCGGATGCCGAGCCGGCCGGCGAGCCCGATCTCGACCGGATCGCCGACGATCTGACGGCGAGGTTCCGCGGCGTCGTGTCGCCCGAGACGGTCGCGCGCTGCGTGCGCGAATCGCACGACATGCTGGTCGCCTCGGGCGGGCCGCTCGTCGCCTCGCGCACGAGCGCGTTCGCCGCGAGCCGCCTGGACGCCATCGTCAGCGCGGCGAGTCCGCACGGTCGCGGTCGCCCCGAGGTGCTCTTCGTGTGCGTCAAGAACGCCGGGCGATCCCAGATGGCCGCCGGCATCCTCCGCCACCTCGCGGGCGACCACGTCGTCGTGCGCACGGCAGGGTCTGCGCCGGCGTCGGCGATGGCCCCCGCGATCGTGGTCGCGCTCGACGAGATCGGGGTGCCCGTCGGCGGCGAGTTCCCCAAGCCCCTCACCGATGAAGCGGTGCGCGCGGCCGACGTCGTGGTGACGATGGGGTGCGGCGACGCGTGCCCCGTGTACTCCGGGCGCCGATACCTCGATTGGGAACTCGACGACCCGGCCGGACTCCCCCTCGCCGCGGTGCGCGGCATCCGCGACGACATCGAAGCACGCGTGCGCGCTCTGCTCCGGGAGCTGCTCGGAACACTCTGA
- a CDS encoding DUF202 domain-containing protein, with translation MALFDPGLQPERTELAWRRTTLAVAVGSLVALRLLPDVFGHVLWVLPGALGLVASGLIWLAARRRYSAVTASAIEHGDRAPHPDGRLPLALAGFATAVGLLGLAIVAVIAAAR, from the coding sequence ATGGCGCTGTTCGATCCGGGGCTCCAGCCCGAGCGCACCGAGCTGGCGTGGCGCCGCACGACGCTCGCGGTCGCCGTCGGGTCGCTCGTCGCCCTGCGTCTGCTGCCGGATGTCTTCGGGCACGTGCTGTGGGTGCTCCCCGGCGCGCTCGGGCTGGTGGCGTCCGGCCTGATCTGGCTCGCCGCCCGGCGGCGCTACAGCGCCGTGACGGCGTCGGCGATCGAGCACGGCGATCGAGCCCCGCACCCGGACGGCCGCCTGCCGCTCGCGCTGGCGGGGTTCGCCACGGCGGTCGGCCTCCTCGGTCTCGCGATCGTGGCGGTCATCGCCGCCGCGCGCTGA
- a CDS encoding ArsR/SmtB family transcription factor: MLPVELTDATDAPVCCSPLVREPLSAAEADDLAHTMKALADPARLRLLSIVAASEGAEACVCDLIEPVGLSQPTVSHHLKVLTEAGFLSRSKRGTWAYFRLVPGALDRIAQLLAAS, encoded by the coding sequence ATGCTTCCCGTGGAACTGACCGATGCGACCGACGCGCCGGTGTGCTGCTCTCCGCTCGTGCGCGAGCCGTTGAGCGCCGCCGAGGCCGACGACCTGGCCCACACGATGAAGGCCCTCGCCGACCCGGCGCGCCTGCGCCTGCTGTCGATCGTGGCGGCCTCCGAGGGTGCCGAGGCGTGCGTGTGCGACCTCATCGAGCCGGTCGGGCTCAGTCAGCCGACGGTGTCGCACCACCTGAAGGTGCTGACCGAGGCGGGCTTCCTCTCCCGCAGCAAGCGCGGCACGTGGGCGTACTTCCGGCTCGTGCCGGGCGCCCTCGACCGCATCGCTCAGCTGCTGGCAGCCTCGTGA
- a CDS encoding arsenate reductase ArsC, which yields MSAESPFHNVGQGGLLSAEAVLRRAAGRLAQHFTGIVSPETTERIVFESYAALKRTAHVETHLATVAERFAADRLTALAQSKGLVAKPVPEVLYVCVGNSGRSQMAAALTRHLAGDRVHVRSAGSQPAEQILPTVLTALDELGIPMDQEFPKPLTDDVVRAADAVITMGCGDACPVYPGKRYLDWQLADPADLDLAGVRDVRDEIRGRVEDLVAELVPAQPVL from the coding sequence GTGAGCGCCGAGAGCCCGTTCCACAACGTCGGTCAGGGCGGGCTGCTGTCGGCCGAGGCCGTGCTGCGCCGCGCGGCCGGCCGTCTCGCCCAGCACTTCACCGGCATCGTGAGCCCCGAGACGACCGAGCGGATCGTGTTCGAGTCGTACGCCGCGCTCAAGCGCACGGCCCACGTCGAGACGCACCTGGCCACGGTCGCCGAGCGGTTCGCCGCCGACCGGCTGACCGCGCTCGCGCAGTCCAAGGGACTGGTCGCCAAGCCCGTGCCCGAAGTGCTGTACGTGTGCGTCGGCAACTCGGGGCGCTCGCAGATGGCGGCGGCGCTCACGCGCCACCTCGCCGGGGACCGCGTGCACGTCCGCTCCGCCGGCTCGCAGCCGGCCGAGCAGATCCTGCCGACGGTGCTCACGGCGCTCGACGAGCTCGGCATCCCGATGGACCAGGAGTTCCCCAAGCCGCTCACCGACGACGTCGTGCGCGCGGCCGACGCGGTCATCACGATGGGCTGCGGCGACGCGTGCCCCGTCTACCCCGGCAAGCGGTACCTCGACTGGCAGCTCGCCGACCCGGCCGATCTCGACCTCGCCGGTGTGCGCGACGTGCGCGACGAGATCCGCGGCCGCGTCGAGGACCTGGTCGCCGAGCTCGTTCCGGCTCAGCCGGTCCTCTAG
- a CDS encoding maleylpyruvate isomerase N-terminal domain-containing protein has translation MLGDVDDIRISMVARAGAAFAAEIDRHPPDAAIPWPLWPDVATLVDHLGRNHLWAAGIVRSGGPVDRKTLPRVSADDPRAWYEGCRAELIAALDETPFERPCWVVGGRDGGTAAFWARRMVYETTKHLIDLRAAGGGEWAVAPELAPVDYADGIDELFAEFLPRSRPTLEPLPGTLVLAASDLDRSWVISPDWAVSGEPQADAAARVRATAGELALFVWERAAPWEAPARFAIDGPDPGVVRAFGAAPVHP, from the coding sequence ATGCTCGGTGACGTCGACGACATCCGCATCTCGATGGTGGCGCGTGCCGGCGCCGCCTTCGCCGCCGAGATCGATCGGCATCCGCCGGACGCTGCGATCCCGTGGCCGCTGTGGCCCGACGTCGCGACGCTCGTCGACCACCTCGGCCGCAACCACCTGTGGGCGGCGGGCATCGTGCGCAGCGGCGGACCGGTCGACCGCAAGACGCTGCCGCGCGTCTCGGCCGACGATCCGCGCGCATGGTACGAGGGGTGCCGGGCGGAGCTGATCGCCGCGCTCGACGAGACGCCGTTCGAGCGTCCCTGCTGGGTCGTCGGCGGGCGCGACGGCGGCACCGCCGCGTTCTGGGCCCGGCGCATGGTCTACGAGACGACCAAGCACCTGATCGACCTGCGCGCCGCGGGCGGCGGCGAGTGGGCGGTCGCGCCCGAGCTCGCCCCCGTCGACTACGCCGACGGGATCGACGAGCTCTTCGCCGAGTTCCTGCCGCGCTCGCGGCCGACGCTCGAGCCGCTGCCGGGGACGCTCGTGCTGGCGGCATCCGACCTCGACCGGTCATGGGTCATCTCGCCGGACTGGGCGGTCTCGGGCGAGCCGCAGGCCGACGCCGCGGCGCGCGTGAGGGCCACGGCGGGGGAGCTCGCGCTCTTCGTATGGGAGCGCGCGGCCCCGTGGGAGGCGCCCGCGCGCTTCGCGATCGACGGCCCGGACCCGGGCGTCGTGCGCGCCTTCGGCGCCGCGCCGGTCCATCCGTGA